The following coding sequences are from one Longimicrobiaceae bacterium window:
- a CDS encoding BamA/TamA family outer membrane protein produces the protein ADVTASAYLTAPVATEPTLALRAGGRRAWGAFPLQEAAFVGGSGSLRGYPEQRFAGEGAVFANAELRVPLAPVNLGVRGEVGALALADAGRVFAEGESSSRWHTAYGGGVWASFLGRSRTFGVSYARGDAGRIYLWSGFPF, from the coding sequence GCGCCGACGTGACGGCGTCCGCCTACCTGACGGCGCCGGTCGCGACGGAGCCCACCCTGGCGCTGCGCGCGGGGGGCCGCCGCGCGTGGGGCGCGTTCCCGCTCCAGGAAGCCGCCTTCGTGGGCGGGTCGGGGTCGCTCCGCGGCTACCCGGAGCAGCGCTTCGCCGGGGAGGGCGCGGTGTTCGCCAACGCGGAGCTGCGCGTCCCGCTCGCCCCGGTCAACCTGGGCGTGCGTGGCGAGGTGGGGGCGCTCGCCCTGGCCGACGCGGGCCGGGTCTTCGCCGAAGGCGAGAGCTCGTCCCGGTGGCACACCGCGTACGGCGGCGGGGTGTGGGCCAGCTTCCTGGGGAGGAGCCGCACCTTCGGCGTGTCGTACGCCCGCGGCGATGCCGGGCGGATCTATCTCTGGAGCGGCTTCCCGTTCTGA